Proteins from a single region of Chlamydia buteonis:
- the murD gene encoding UDP-N-acetylmuramoyl-L-alanine--D-glutamate ligase: protein MNNRRVLVLGSGVTGKSAAEFLRNRGDYVIGIDGSLEALNSCHFFCERYLDIAEEFPEDIDLFIRSPGIKTSNPFIVEAKRRGIPIVTDIQLAFQDPEFHRYPSIGVTGSAGKTTTVLFLVHLLRSIGMSACAMGNIGFPILQAMYQKGIRVVEISSFQLAEQEIEIPVLSAATILNISENHLDYHYTLQAYSEAKSNIVKCLQSPESLWVGDGVSFGKSYLDSTREINLVLDKGSALKPLYLHDRNNYCAGYALANEVIRIPLESFLQAVLTFDKPLHRIEYLGEKDGVRYINDSKATTMSSVEKALIAVKENIIVILGGRNKGSNFASLIPALTQTVKHVVAMGECRTEIAQALSSSSLPLTQARDLQEAVNVAQSIAQPGDVILLSPGCASFDQFRSFEERGDCFKQLVGEMEALEI from the coding sequence GTGAATAATCGACGTGTCTTAGTCTTGGGATCAGGTGTTACAGGAAAATCTGCAGCAGAGTTTCTCCGTAATCGAGGAGATTACGTTATTGGTATCGATGGATCTTTGGAGGCTCTAAATTCTTGCCACTTCTTTTGTGAACGTTATTTAGATATCGCCGAAGAATTCCCCGAAGATATAGACCTATTTATACGTTCCCCAGGGATCAAAACCTCAAACCCTTTTATAGTAGAAGCAAAACGTAGAGGGATTCCTATTGTTACTGACATACAGTTAGCGTTTCAAGATCCTGAATTTCATCGTTATCCTTCCATTGGAGTTACAGGGTCAGCAGGGAAAACCACAACAGTGTTGTTTTTAGTCCATCTCCTGCGTTCTATTGGGATGTCTGCTTGTGCTATGGGAAATATTGGTTTCCCCATACTTCAAGCAATGTATCAGAAAGGTATCCGTGTTGTGGAAATTAGCTCGTTTCAATTGGCGGAACAAGAAATAGAGATCCCTGTGCTTTCAGCAGCTACTATTTTAAATATTTCAGAAAACCATTTAGATTATCATTACACCCTACAAGCCTATAGCGAAGCAAAAAGTAATATTGTTAAATGTTTGCAATCTCCTGAATCTTTATGGGTTGGCGATGGTGTTTCTTTTGGGAAATCCTATCTAGATTCTACTAGAGAAATCAATTTAGTTTTAGATAAAGGGAGTGCATTAAAACCATTATACTTGCATGATAGGAATAATTATTGCGCTGGCTACGCTTTAGCTAATGAAGTGATTAGAATTCCTTTGGAGTCGTTTTTACAGGCTGTTCTTACGTTTGATAAACCTCTCCATAGGATAGAATATCTGGGAGAAAAAGATGGCGTGCGCTATATCAACGATAGTAAGGCTACAACTATGAGCTCAGTAGAAAAGGCTCTAATAGCTGTAAAAGAAAACATTATTGTTATTTTGGGGGGAAGAAACAAAGGGAGTAACTTTGCTTCTTTGATTCCAGCCCTTACTCAAACTGTAAAACATGTTGTGGCTATGGGGGAGTGTCGGACAGAGATTGCCCAAGCTTTATCTAGTAGTAGTCTTCCTTTAACGCAAGCTCGAGATCTACAAGAAGCGGTCAATGTAGCCCAGAGTATAGCACAGCCTGGTGACGTAATTTTATTATCTCCTGGATGTGCAAGTTTTGATCAATTTCGGAGCTTCGAGGAAAGAGGAGATTGCTTTAAGCAATTAGTAGGTGAGATGGAGGCATTAGAGATATGA
- the tkt gene encoding transketolase, translating into MVNREVDIDILEKVSGTLKQLSIEIIQKAGSGHPGLPLGCAELAAYLYSSVLRHNPKDPLWIDRDRFVLSAGHGSALLYACLHLAGYDVSLEDLQQFRQLHSRTPGHPEFGETEGVEATTGPLGQGLGNAVGMALSMKMLGIRFNRPEHEIFNGKVYCLAGDGCMMEGVSHEVCSFAGTLGLDNLVVIYDYNNIVLDGFLGEVSSEDVKKRFESYGWEVYEVDGYDFLGIHETFVKVKQSQQRPVLIIAHTVIGHGSPKEGSHKAHGSPLGEAGVEQTKRFWHLPEEKFFISPVVKSFFSNKLHEDRKVQEEWQDNFRVWSRLFPDLYQEFLSLKSPLSSEQLEVILEGVAMPENIAGRAASNKIIQDLAKNIPSLIGGSADLSSSDGTWITDAKDINSHDFSGRNIKYGVREFGMGAIMNGLAYSQVFRPFGGTFLVFSDYLRNAIRLAALAKLPVIYQFTHDSIFVGEDGPTHQPIEQIMSLRAIPGLQVIRPGDANEVKGAWHAALRYAGPTALILSRQNLPTLSQTNRPFKEGLGRGAYIVLKETQGKPDYTLFATGSELHLALAVAQELIHLDKKVRVISFPCWELFEQQDFEYRESVIGGDLGLRVSIEAGSALGWYKYIGSNGLAIAMDRFGYSGAPADVAEACGFTADCILQRILSQ; encoded by the coding sequence ATGGTGAACAGAGAAGTAGATATAGATATCTTGGAAAAGGTCTCAGGAACTCTTAAACAATTGAGTATAGAGATCATTCAAAAAGCTGGTTCTGGTCATCCGGGATTGCCTTTAGGTTGTGCGGAACTTGCCGCTTACCTATACAGTTCTGTTTTAAGACACAACCCAAAAGATCCTTTATGGATTGATAGAGATCGTTTTGTCTTGTCTGCAGGGCATGGTTCAGCTTTGTTATACGCCTGTCTTCATCTTGCTGGGTATGATGTCTCTTTAGAGGATCTTCAGCAATTTCGTCAGCTGCATTCCCGGACTCCCGGTCATCCAGAATTTGGAGAGACGGAGGGTGTTGAAGCAACTACAGGGCCTTTAGGTCAAGGATTAGGTAATGCTGTAGGTATGGCTTTATCTATGAAGATGCTTGGAATCCGCTTTAATCGTCCTGAGCATGAAATTTTTAATGGTAAAGTATACTGCCTGGCTGGTGATGGGTGTATGATGGAAGGCGTTAGCCATGAAGTCTGCAGCTTTGCAGGGACTTTAGGTTTAGACAATCTTGTAGTGATTTATGACTATAACAATATTGTCTTAGATGGTTTTTTAGGAGAAGTTAGTTCAGAAGATGTAAAAAAACGTTTTGAGTCCTACGGTTGGGAAGTTTATGAAGTTGATGGGTACGACTTCTTAGGCATTCATGAAACGTTTGTGAAAGTTAAGCAATCTCAGCAACGTCCTGTATTAATAATAGCACATACAGTCATTGGGCATGGCTCTCCTAAAGAAGGCAGCCATAAGGCGCATGGATCTCCTTTAGGAGAAGCTGGTGTAGAACAGACAAAACGTTTCTGGCATCTGCCTGAAGAGAAGTTTTTCATTTCTCCTGTAGTAAAGTCTTTCTTTTCTAATAAGTTGCATGAAGATCGCAAAGTTCAAGAAGAGTGGCAAGACAATTTTCGTGTTTGGTCTCGTCTATTCCCTGACTTGTATCAAGAGTTTCTTTCATTAAAATCACCCCTCTCCTCAGAGCAACTAGAGGTAATACTCGAAGGTGTAGCAATGCCAGAGAACATAGCTGGACGCGCGGCATCTAACAAGATTATTCAAGATTTAGCTAAGAATATCCCTTCTCTTATTGGAGGATCAGCAGACCTATCGAGTTCTGATGGGACCTGGATAACCGATGCTAAAGATATTAATAGCCATGATTTCTCGGGTAGAAATATTAAGTATGGTGTTCGAGAATTTGGTATGGGAGCTATTATGAATGGCCTCGCTTACTCACAAGTGTTTCGGCCTTTTGGAGGAACATTCTTAGTATTTTCTGATTATCTAAGGAATGCTATTCGCTTGGCTGCTTTAGCAAAATTACCAGTGATTTATCAATTTACCCACGACTCTATTTTTGTTGGTGAGGATGGTCCTACCCATCAGCCTATAGAACAAATTATGTCGTTACGAGCAATTCCAGGTTTACAAGTTATCCGTCCTGGGGATGCTAATGAAGTTAAGGGAGCTTGGCATGCCGCATTGCGTTATGCCGGCCCCACAGCATTGATACTTTCTCGGCAAAATTTGCCTACGCTATCGCAAACAAACAGACCCTTTAAAGAAGGTTTAGGCCGAGGAGCCTACATTGTTTTAAAAGAGACTCAAGGGAAACCAGATTATACTTTATTTGCTACGGGATCGGAGTTACATTTAGCTTTAGCTGTAGCACAAGAGCTGATCCATTTGGATAAAAAAGTTCGTGTAATTTCTTTCCCTTGTTGGGAGTTATTCGAACAGCAAGATTTTGAATACCGAGAAAGTGTGATCGGTGGCGATTTAGGTTTAAGAGTATCTATAGAGGCAGGATCTGCATTGGGTTGGTATAAATATATCGGTTCGAATGGCTTAGCTATTGCTATGGATAGGTTTGGTTATTCCGGAGCTCCCGCCGATGTAGCGGAAGCTTGTGGATTTACTGCAGATTGCATTTTGCAGAGAATTCTTTCTCAATAA
- a CDS encoding AMP nucleosidase, which yields MFKHKETKTNEAKIAQDTLERYSGSSIEEFCSYLLLTNFAHYTHVFAEAYQVPISKGSMFSAAHAPQVNASILDFKLGSPGAALTVDLCSFLPNLKAAVMLGMCGGLRSHYQVGDYFVPIASIRGEGTSDVYFPPEVPALANFIVQKTITEILEEKKSSYHIGITHTTNIRFWEFNKEFRKKLYENKAQTIEMECATLFSAGYRRNLPIGGLLIISDLPLRREGIKTKESGNHVLKTYTQDHITTGIDVISRLDTVLQNRPIKANKGLPHMELGEADDTMPKDSGISDSDY from the coding sequence ATGTTTAAGCACAAAGAAACGAAAACTAATGAAGCCAAAATAGCCCAGGATACACTAGAGCGATATTCTGGATCGTCTATTGAAGAATTTTGTTCCTACCTACTTTTAACGAACTTTGCTCACTATACCCACGTATTTGCAGAAGCTTATCAGGTACCTATTTCAAAAGGATCTATGTTTTCTGCAGCACACGCTCCCCAAGTCAACGCGTCCATTTTGGATTTTAAATTAGGATCCCCTGGAGCAGCTTTAACTGTAGATTTATGTTCTTTTCTCCCTAACTTAAAAGCTGCAGTTATGCTTGGCATGTGTGGCGGTTTACGCTCGCACTATCAGGTTGGGGATTACTTTGTCCCCATAGCAAGTATTCGAGGAGAAGGAACCTCTGATGTCTATTTCCCTCCCGAAGTCCCTGCTTTAGCAAATTTCATAGTGCAAAAAACTATCACAGAAATATTAGAAGAGAAAAAATCAAGCTACCATATTGGAATTACTCACACCACAAATATCCGTTTTTGGGAGTTCAATAAAGAGTTCCGAAAGAAACTCTATGAAAATAAAGCGCAAACTATAGAAATGGAGTGTGCAACCCTATTTTCTGCAGGTTATAGAAGAAACCTTCCCATAGGAGGTTTATTGATTATTTCCGACTTACCCCTGAGAAGGGAGGGGATAAAAACTAAGGAAAGTGGGAATCATGTGTTGAAGACATATACACAAGATCACATCACTACAGGGATTGATGTCATTTCAAGATTAGACACAGTATTGCAAAACCGCCCTATAAAAGCCAATAAAGGCTTGCCTCATATGGAACTTGGAGAGGCGGATGATACCATGCCTAAAGATTCTGGCATTTCAGATAGCGATTATTGA
- the groEL3 gene encoding variant chaperonin GroEL3, which produces MLDKENSLYDTDKTLFHGIDKVFHSIKDHYGPLTSSRSFFKNQGYLVLSRITLVDPYENIGVDFAKAMAKQIHKKYLDGVTTSIILLYTLLKESYFFLDQGLSLYKLCFALRKMKEKLLTSLKKHAWPLKDGNKAKGVVFSALPDLTIATEMAEAFSSVGSDGVISLSQLEMSHIQITQGLKVPCGYIFPYFISQSTQRIIILSQPRVFVTDKKITTVLCFLPLLQELRENGEHLLIFCNGIDPDVLSTFTVNKLEDLLEIVVVDLSRYPDLDPTLSEDITLFTGTNVFSQDFSPTIQLPERVSLGSCASIKISEEETIIIRGHSVSEVLALKIHQLEEEIRTSSCQEKKTMLIKRKQRLQSSVAIVPVREENKLFYSLALSTLTAAVNKGYIPGGGAGLFYASLDLCDKEELSEEEQAAIKILQMCCRAPLEQLIRNMKIESQVVLDKLLSLSTPSLGMNVISQQIEDLIASGILDPLSKIADIFSLALETGLKILSSKVIITNANK; this is translated from the coding sequence ATGTTAGACAAGGAAAATTCCCTTTACGATACAGATAAAACACTTTTCCATGGTATAGATAAAGTCTTTCATTCTATCAAGGATCATTATGGTCCTCTAACCTCATCTCGCTCTTTCTTTAAGAATCAGGGCTATCTTGTCCTATCTCGCATAACTCTCGTGGATCCCTATGAAAACATTGGTGTGGATTTTGCCAAAGCTATGGCTAAGCAAATCCATAAGAAATATCTTGATGGTGTAACAACTAGTATCATTTTACTTTATACTCTTCTCAAGGAAAGCTACTTTTTTTTAGATCAAGGGTTATCGCTTTACAAACTATGCTTTGCTTTAAGAAAAATGAAAGAAAAGCTTTTAACATCTTTGAAAAAGCACGCTTGGCCTTTAAAAGATGGTAATAAAGCCAAAGGCGTTGTTTTCTCTGCTCTTCCAGATTTAACGATTGCCACAGAAATGGCTGAGGCTTTTTCATCTGTAGGTTCTGATGGAGTTATATCATTATCACAACTTGAGATGTCTCATATTCAGATCACGCAAGGATTAAAAGTCCCTTGTGGCTATATTTTCCCTTACTTCATTTCTCAATCTACACAGAGGATAATCATACTTTCACAACCTCGTGTTTTCGTTACTGACAAAAAAATTACTACCGTCCTCTGTTTCCTTCCTCTATTACAAGAGTTACGTGAAAATGGAGAACATCTACTGATTTTTTGTAACGGCATAGATCCGGATGTCCTTTCTACATTCACTGTGAATAAACTTGAAGATCTCCTAGAAATTGTTGTTGTTGATTTGAGTAGATACCCTGATCTTGACCCTACCTTGTCTGAGGATATCACCTTATTCACAGGAACGAATGTGTTCTCTCAGGATTTTTCTCCAACAATACAGTTGCCCGAGCGTGTATCTTTAGGATCATGTGCTTCTATAAAAATTTCCGAAGAAGAAACAATAATCATTCGTGGGCATAGTGTTTCTGAAGTTTTAGCATTAAAAATACATCAACTCGAAGAAGAAATTCGCACGAGCTCCTGTCAGGAGAAAAAAACTATGTTAATCAAGAGAAAGCAGCGCTTACAGAGTTCCGTTGCTATAGTCCCTGTACGCGAAGAAAATAAACTTTTCTATTCTTTAGCCCTTTCCACATTAACTGCTGCCGTAAACAAAGGCTATATTCCTGGTGGAGGTGCTGGTCTATTTTATGCTTCTTTAGATCTGTGTGATAAGGAAGAACTCTCAGAAGAAGAACAAGCCGCCATTAAGATTTTACAAATGTGTTGTCGAGCTCCTTTAGAACAACTAATCAGGAATATGAAAATAGAAAGCCAGGTCGTTCTAGATAAACTGTTATCTCTATCAACACCTAGTTTAGGGATGAATGTCATTTCTCAACAAATAGAAGATCTTATTGCCTCAGGCATTCTAGATCCTCTATCCAAAATAGCGGATATTTTCTCCTTAGCCTTGGAAACAGGATTGAAAATACTGTCCTCAAAAGTAATCATTACCAATGCCAACAAGTAA
- a CDS encoding metallophosphoesterase family protein, whose product MYNKPSQAHRIIHISDVHFCVFPKNPLTCFNKRFKGALRQVFGGVTFQSATIAKRFPDLAVKLQADSICITGDFSLTALDTEFLLAQDFVNTLSQNASVYVLPGNHDVYTQKALNQQTFYYYFPNVQLQNEQISFNKLTDHWWLVLLDCSCLNGWFSANGMIKSSQISVLENFILSLPPQENIIIANHYPLLPTKDPSHDLINHLLLQHVLKKYPNVRLYLHGHNHQAAVYNFKDHAPNMILNSGSVSLPSNARFHIIDLYPQGYHVYTAAITNLLNTQEPLEVSIEANLESW is encoded by the coding sequence ATGTATAATAAACCTTCACAAGCTCATCGTATTATTCATATCTCTGATGTGCATTTTTGTGTTTTCCCTAAAAATCCATTAACCTGTTTCAATAAGAGATTTAAAGGAGCGTTACGCCAAGTATTTGGCGGTGTAACCTTTCAGTCTGCAACCATAGCAAAACGTTTTCCTGATTTAGCTGTAAAACTGCAAGCCGATAGTATTTGTATTACTGGTGACTTTTCTCTTACAGCTTTAGATACAGAATTTCTACTAGCTCAAGACTTTGTGAATACCCTATCACAAAATGCCTCTGTGTATGTACTTCCTGGGAATCATGACGTTTATACGCAAAAAGCATTGAATCAGCAGACCTTCTATTACTACTTCCCTAATGTACAATTACAAAACGAACAAATTTCCTTTAACAAACTCACGGATCATTGGTGGTTAGTCTTACTGGATTGTTCGTGTTTAAACGGATGGTTTTCTGCAAATGGCATGATAAAATCATCACAAATTTCTGTTTTAGAGAACTTTATCCTCAGTCTTCCTCCGCAGGAAAACATTATCATTGCCAATCACTATCCTCTCTTACCTACAAAAGACCCTTCTCATGATCTAATTAATCATCTGCTTTTACAACATGTTTTGAAAAAGTATCCTAATGTACGTTTATACCTTCATGGCCATAATCATCAGGCTGCTGTCTATAACTTCAAAGATCACGCACCAAATATGATTTTAAACAGTGGCTCTGTCTCGTTACCTTCTAATGCTCGTTTTCACATTATAGACCTATATCCTCAAGGATACCACGTATATACTGCAGCGATAACAAATCTCTTAAATACGCAAGAGCCTCTAGAAGTCTCTATAGAAGCCAATTTAGAGTCTTGGTAA
- the efp gene encoding elongation factor P, protein MVRVSTSEFRVGLRIEIDGQPYLILQNDFVKPGKGQAFNRIKVKNFLTGRVIERTFKSGESVETADVREQQMRFLYSDQEGATFMDDETFEQEVIFWDKIENIRQWLLEDTIYTLVLYNGNVIAVEPPIFMELTIAETAPGVRGDTASGRVLKPAVTNTGAKIMVPIFIEEGEVVKIDTRTGSYESRVSK, encoded by the coding sequence ATGGTTCGTGTAAGCACTAGTGAATTTCGTGTAGGATTAAGAATAGAAATAGATGGTCAACCCTATTTGATTTTGCAAAATGACTTTGTAAAACCAGGAAAAGGCCAAGCCTTTAATAGGATCAAGGTGAAAAATTTTCTTACAGGAAGAGTCATTGAAAGGACGTTTAAATCTGGAGAATCGGTAGAAACTGCAGATGTGCGAGAACAACAGATGCGTTTCCTGTATTCAGATCAAGAAGGTGCTACCTTCATGGATGATGAAACATTCGAGCAAGAAGTCATCTTCTGGGACAAAATAGAAAATATCCGTCAGTGGTTATTAGAAGATACTATCTATACATTGGTTTTATACAACGGTAATGTTATTGCTGTAGAACCTCCAATTTTTATGGAACTTACTATTGCTGAAACGGCACCAGGTGTGCGTGGAGATACAGCTTCGGGAAGAGTATTAAAACCTGCAGTAACAAATACTGGAGCAAAAATTATGGTCCCCATTTTCATAGAAGAAGGTGAAGTTGTTAAAATAGACACACGTACAGGAAGTTATGAATCTCGTGTTTCCAAGTAG
- a CDS encoding UDP-N-acetylmuramoyl-tripeptide--D-alanyl-D-alanine ligase, whose amino-acid sequence MRSILLEDWVTLMLSNVKYPRSGKKISGVAIDSRQVRPGDLFFALSGQCTDGHRFLKQAAQSGAVAAVVSKDYQGDSFGLELIVVSDTTEALKEAGESQSHLFQGTIVGITGSIGKTTTKAFAKTFLSSVYRVYASPKSYNSQLTVPLSLLMADGDEDFVILEMGVSEPKNMQDLLSIVEPEVAVITNIADQHVMNFPDQGVQGIAAEKSHILRNSRVQLLPKDSPWYSHFIKQSVSAEKFSFAFYDETADFYYKAIRKDSVVISTPEGDIDFAVAFPYKPAYSNLLISLSLAWLLDVPVDRIIHSCCDLQLPPMRFEQSVRNGIQIINDAYNACPEAMIAALDAIPNPSEGGKVILILGHMAELGNYSEEGHTVVANKALSKASIIFFIGEKWLPIRHLLKHGTCEVSFYPSAQGIEEILKKVVQQGDIVLLKGSRSLALESLLSCF is encoded by the coding sequence ATGCGATCTATCTTATTAGAAGATTGGGTAACCTTAATGTTATCCAATGTAAAATACCCAAGGTCTGGGAAAAAGATTTCTGGGGTTGCCATTGATAGTCGACAGGTGCGACCAGGCGATTTATTTTTCGCTCTTTCTGGACAGTGTACGGATGGTCATCGTTTTCTCAAACAGGCGGCGCAATCTGGAGCCGTAGCCGCCGTTGTTTCTAAAGATTACCAAGGAGATTCCTTTGGTTTAGAATTAATAGTTGTTAGTGACACTACAGAAGCTTTAAAAGAAGCTGGAGAAAGTCAAAGTCACTTATTTCAAGGAACAATTGTAGGGATTACCGGTTCCATAGGGAAGACAACTACTAAAGCTTTCGCTAAAACGTTTCTTTCTTCCGTGTACCGGGTGTATGCTAGCCCTAAAAGCTATAATTCCCAACTTACAGTCCCTTTAAGTTTGCTGATGGCAGACGGAGACGAAGATTTTGTCATTTTAGAAATGGGAGTTTCTGAACCAAAGAACATGCAGGATTTACTCTCTATAGTAGAACCTGAGGTTGCTGTGATTACTAATATAGCAGATCAACATGTTATGAATTTCCCAGATCAGGGTGTGCAAGGCATTGCTGCAGAAAAAAGCCATATTTTACGCAATAGTCGTGTGCAACTTCTTCCTAAAGACTCTCCTTGGTATTCTCACTTCATAAAACAGTCTGTGTCTGCTGAGAAGTTTTCTTTTGCTTTTTATGATGAGACAGCTGATTTTTATTACAAGGCTATTCGTAAGGATAGCGTAGTTATAAGTACTCCTGAGGGGGATATAGATTTCGCTGTAGCATTCCCATACAAGCCAGCTTACAGTAATTTGTTAATTTCTCTGTCTTTAGCATGGCTGCTTGATGTCCCTGTAGATAGAATTATTCATTCCTGTTGTGATTTACAGCTTCCTCCTATGCGTTTTGAGCAAAGTGTTCGTAATGGTATTCAAATAATCAATGATGCATACAATGCTTGTCCAGAGGCGATGATTGCTGCTTTGGATGCGATTCCTAATCCTTCAGAAGGAGGGAAAGTAATACTTATCTTAGGCCATATGGCAGAATTAGGAAATTATTCTGAGGAAGGCCATACGGTGGTTGCTAATAAAGCTTTATCTAAAGCCAGTATTATTTTCTTTATTGGCGAAAAGTGGTTGCCTATTCGGCATCTATTAAAACACGGCACTTGTGAAGTTTCTTTCTACCCATCTGCTCAGGGAATAGAAGAGATTTTAAAGAAAGTCGTCCAGCAAGGGGATATTGTCTTGCTAAAAGGATCACGATCTTTAGCTTTAGAATCTCTATTGAGCTGTTTTTAA
- the mraY gene encoding phospho-N-acetylmuramoyl-pentapeptide-transferase encodes MNSGFYLHESLIFFLLTVFALAFILGIFLGKPVIRWLKKRNHYDQVQKEYCEKLEVLHQDKKHTPTAGGILFVIVLLSTIFFWLPLGKLSTWLFVFLIISWSSLGWYDDIVKKRKKKGHGISAKQKFVLQLFISVVITTAVMFIYKGTSLFYTLRVPFFGSVSFGNSVLGQFFYFILAVLAIVGTGNAVNLTDGLDGLATGTTCMCAFGLLVVAVSSTTIPLATDISMLLAALLGVSLAFLKYNCSPAQVFMGDTGSLLIGGVLGSCAVMLRAELLLIVLGGVFVAEAGSVILQIASCRLRKTRIFLCSPLHHHYEYKGISETQVVQRFWMAGFFCMVLGIIAALWR; translated from the coding sequence ATGAATTCTGGATTTTATCTTCATGAATCTTTGATTTTTTTTCTGTTAACAGTATTTGCTCTGGCATTTATTCTCGGGATCTTCTTAGGTAAGCCCGTGATACGTTGGCTGAAGAAACGCAATCATTATGATCAAGTACAAAAAGAATACTGTGAAAAATTAGAAGTTCTTCATCAGGATAAAAAACATACACCTACAGCTGGAGGCATTCTTTTCGTTATCGTTTTGTTATCAACAATTTTTTTTTGGTTGCCCTTAGGGAAACTCTCAACATGGTTATTTGTGTTTTTGATAATCAGTTGGAGCAGCCTAGGGTGGTACGATGATATAGTGAAAAAGAGAAAAAAGAAAGGACATGGAATCTCAGCAAAACAGAAATTTGTTTTGCAGCTTTTTATATCCGTAGTGATCACTACGGCAGTGATGTTTATATATAAAGGTACTTCTCTATTTTACACTTTAAGAGTTCCTTTTTTCGGATCTGTTTCTTTCGGGAATTCTGTTTTAGGGCAGTTTTTTTATTTTATTCTAGCAGTACTAGCTATCGTAGGAACCGGTAATGCAGTAAATCTTACTGATGGTCTTGACGGTTTGGCAACAGGCACCACGTGTATGTGTGCTTTTGGTTTGCTGGTTGTTGCTGTTTCAAGCACTACAATACCTCTCGCGACTGATATCTCTATGCTATTAGCTGCATTGCTAGGAGTAAGTCTGGCTTTTCTAAAATACAATTGTTCTCCAGCACAGGTTTTCATGGGAGATACAGGATCCTTATTGATAGGAGGCGTTTTGGGCAGCTGTGCTGTTATGCTTCGTGCGGAATTACTATTGATTGTACTCGGGGGGGTTTTTGTTGCAGAAGCAGGGTCAGTAATTTTACAAATTGCTAGTTGTCGGTTAAGGAAAACACGTATTTTTCTATGCTCCCCACTACATCATCACTACGAGTATAAAGGTATCTCAGAAACTCAAGTGGTCCAGCGTTTTTGGATGGCAGGATTTTTCTGTATGGTTTTAGGGATCATCGCAGCATTATGGAGATAA